A stretch of the Mesorhizobium sp. Pch-S genome encodes the following:
- a CDS encoding EVE domain-containing protein — MNYWLFKSEPFKFSFDMLKEKGKAGTQWDGVRNYAARNNMKAMQVGDLGFFYHSNEGLNIVGIAEVCALAHHDTTTDDPRWECVDIRAVRDVPTPPTLADIKNNPKLSEMALVRLGRLSVQPVTPEEWKEVCRMGGLNPAP, encoded by the coding sequence ATGAACTATTGGCTCTTCAAATCCGAACCGTTCAAATTCTCTTTCGACATGCTGAAGGAGAAAGGCAAGGCCGGCACGCAATGGGACGGCGTTCGCAACTATGCCGCCCGCAACAACATGAAGGCGATGCAGGTCGGCGATCTCGGTTTCTTCTACCACTCCAACGAGGGGCTCAACATCGTCGGCATCGCCGAGGTCTGCGCTCTGGCACACCACGACACGACGACCGACGATCCGCGCTGGGAGTGCGTCGACATCCGCGCGGTTCGCGATGTGCCGACGCCGCCGACGCTGGCCGACATCAAGAACAATCCGAAGCTTTCGGAAATGGCACTGGTCAGGCTCGGTCGCCTGTCGGTGCAGCCGGTGACGCCTGAGGAATGGAAGGAAGTCTGTCGCATGGGCGGTCTCAACCCCGCGCCGTGA
- a CDS encoding YciI-like protein — MLFALICKDKPGHLQVRLDARPDHVNFLNGLNADKKLAFAGPFLDADGKPNGSLVVIEAIDLAAAEALATADPYAKAGLFESVDVKPWNWVFNKPAEA; from the coding sequence ATGCTGTTTGCGCTGATCTGCAAGGACAAACCCGGTCACCTCCAGGTGCGCCTCGACGCGCGCCCTGATCACGTCAACTTCCTCAACGGACTGAACGCCGACAAGAAGCTTGCCTTTGCCGGCCCCTTCCTCGACGCCGACGGCAAGCCGAATGGCAGCCTTGTCGTCATCGAAGCCATCGACCTTGCCGCTGCCGAGGCGCTGGCCACAGCCGACCCCTACGCCAAGGCGGGTCTCTTCGAGAGCGTCGACGTCAAGCCGTGGAATTGGGTGTTCAACAAGCCGGCCGAAGCCTGA
- a CDS encoding NAD(P)H-dependent glycerol-3-phosphate dehydrogenase yields the protein MSERQATIRHMAVLGGGAWGTALAQAMLRAGHRVSLWARNAEMVSAIRRGENPRYLPGIAIDQGIEASSSLAEVLGGTDCVLAVTPAQSLRQVLTEARPYVAKAIPVVLCAKGIERDTGALLSKIAGEILPDNPIAALSGPSFATDVAKGLPTAVVVAAREEVLAAELAALFSARNLRCYSSDDLVGVEIGGALKNVFALAAGAVNGAGLGASAQAAMVTRGFVELRRIGIAFGAKPETLMGLSGLGDLMLTCSSAQSRNFAYGLALGRGETLAGRPLAEGVPTAAIAARLAAEQGIDAPIISAVAAILEGAISIGEAVSMLMTRPLKTETD from the coding sequence ATGAGCGAACGGCAAGCAACTATCCGCCACATGGCCGTATTGGGCGGCGGAGCCTGGGGCACCGCACTGGCGCAGGCCATGCTGCGCGCCGGCCACAGGGTGTCCTTGTGGGCACGTAACGCGGAAATGGTGTCCGCCATCCGCCGAGGCGAGAACCCGCGCTATCTGCCCGGCATCGCCATCGATCAGGGTATCGAGGCGAGCTCATCGCTGGCTGAGGTGCTTGGCGGAACCGATTGTGTCCTCGCCGTCACGCCGGCGCAGTCGCTGCGCCAGGTTCTCACCGAAGCCAGACCATACGTTGCCAAAGCCATTCCGGTGGTTTTGTGCGCCAAGGGCATCGAACGCGACACCGGCGCGCTGCTTTCCAAAATTGCCGGCGAGATCCTGCCCGACAACCCGATCGCAGCCCTGTCCGGACCGAGCTTCGCCACGGATGTTGCCAAGGGCCTGCCGACCGCCGTTGTCGTGGCGGCACGTGAAGAAGTTCTGGCAGCCGAGCTCGCGGCGCTGTTTTCGGCGCGCAACCTGCGTTGCTATTCCAGCGACGATCTTGTCGGTGTCGAAATCGGCGGTGCGTTGAAGAATGTTTTCGCACTCGCAGCGGGCGCCGTGAACGGTGCGGGTCTCGGCGCCAGTGCGCAGGCCGCCATGGTGACGCGCGGCTTTGTCGAGCTGCGCCGCATCGGCATCGCGTTCGGTGCCAAGCCGGAGACGTTGATGGGGCTTTCCGGCCTTGGCGATCTCATGCTGACCTGTTCATCGGCGCAGTCGCGCAATTTTGCCTATGGTCTCGCGCTGGGACGCGGCGAAACGCTCGCCGGCCGCCCTTTGGCCGAAGGGGTGCCGACGGCAGCGATCGCAGCCCGCCTTGCCGCCGAACAAGGCATCGACGCTCCAATCATCTCCGCCGTCGCTGCCATTCTGGAAGGCGCCATCAGCATCGGCGAAGCCGTTTCCATGCTGATGACCCGGCCACTGAAAACGGAAACCGACTAA